The window GCCCGCGAGCCGGCGCGCACCGGCCTCGAGCGCAGCGAGTTCTGCACGGATCGCCGCCATCCGGTTGCGCGGCGCGTCGGCCGCAGCGAGCTCGACCGTCACCGTCGTCGCGAGCCCGAGCGCACCTTCCGCGGCGGCCAGCGTGCCGGCGCTCGCGGAAAGCTGTGCGTCGGCAAGCGCCTCGAGCCATTGCGCGTGCCAGGCGTCATACGCAGTTTCGGCCTGGCCGGCCCGCGAGCGCGCGGTCGCGCAGCCGCGGTCCGCTTCGCGCACGCGGTCCTCGAGGCTCTCCTTCTGCGCGAGCGTCTTTTCGGCCGTCTGCACGTATGTCTCGGCGATCGCGACGAGCGCCGCCAACCCGTCGGCGTCGTCGGCGCGGGATACGGCACGCAGCGCCGCACGCAACGCGTGTTCGGTCGCGGTGCGCGCATCGCGGATCGTCGCGAGCTCGCGGCGCTGCCGGTCGAGCTCCAGCTGCGCGGCCAAAACCGAATCGCGCTTCGCCAGCCAGTCGTTCATGTCGGCGAGCGGCATGCCCGGCACGCCGGCGGCCGTCGCGAGTTCCGCCCACGCGCTGCGATGCGCGGCGAGCTCACGCTCGCGCTCGTCCATCGCCGCCTGCCGGCGCGCGAGCACTGCGCGCGCCGACTCGACCTGCTGACGCAGCGATTGCAGCGTCGCCGCCGCCTGCGTCGTGCCGAGCCGGGAATCGACGAGCTCGTCCGCGAGCCGGATCGCATCGTCGACCGCCGGCGCGCCGGCGTCGAGGCCGACCGTGCCGCGCTTGATGTCGCCCCACGCGCCGTCGCGGCGCGCGCGCGCCGCCAGCACGTCCGCGGTCGTGACGACCTTGTGCGTCTCCGCGAAATGCCGCTCCTGCAGTTCGAGGCGTTCGAGTTCTTCGCGCGCGCCGTCGCGTGCATCGCGCGCGGCTGCCGCCGCACTCGCGCGCTCGCTGGCTTCGTTCAGCAGCACGCCGAGCCGCGCGGCCGACGGCACATCGAGCACCCGCAGCGCATCGACCGGCCGGCGCCACTGGCCGAGCGCATCGAGCGCGTCGGCGAGCGTGCGTTCGACGGCTGCGATGTCGCGTTCGAGCGCCTGTTCCCGCTGAGCGCTGCCGCGCAAACCCTGCGCATCGGCAAGCGCGGTGCGAAGTGCCTGCGGCACATCGACGGTGGACACGCGCGCCAGTTGTTCCTGCGCGTGCGCGAGTTCGCGCGTGCGCTCGTCGAGCGATTCGCGCGCGCCGATCAGCGCCTGATGCAGTGCGCCGTGTTCACGCAGCAGGTTGGTAACCGTCTTCAGCGACAGCGCCTTCGGCAGCGCCGCGCGCAGCGCCGCTTCGTCCGCGGGCCAGCCGAGCTGCGCCGCGGCGGCCGCTGCCGCGGACAGATGCCGCTCGACGTCGGCGCCGAGCAGCAGCAGATCCTGCGCGTGGTTCATGCAGGCGCCGCGCAAGCGGTCGAGCGCTTCGATGTCGCCGGCGAGCGCGAGCGCGTCGGCATCGGGAACGATCGCGTCGCGCGCTTGCCGTTTCGCGAGCAGGTCCGCGCGACGCTCTTCGAGCACCTTCTGCTCGGCAGCCAGATCGCCTTGCGCCTTCAGCAAGTCCGCGTACGCGCTGGGCGGCAGCTCGACGACGGCGCCCAGTTCCGCGAGCGCCGCTTCCTTGAAGGTCAATTCCTTCAGATACGGCGCGAGCCGCCGCACGCGCTCGAGCTTCGAGCGCAGCGTTTCGAGCCGGCGCTGCTCGGCGCGCGCCCGTTCGATTTCCTGATCGACGGCTTCGCGGGCCTCCTTGCGGTCGACCCAGTCACGCGTGCGCACCTGCACCGCCTTCAGTTCGCCCACCGCTTCGTTGAAGGACATCTCGGCCACCGCGAACGCGCTGCCGCTGCGCCGCGGCGCCCACAGCTCGCCCGAGCGCGCTTCCAGCTCCTCGCGCACCGGCCCGAGACTGCCGACGCCCGCCGCCGATTCGAACAGCACCTGGCCGAGCTTGTCGGACGCGTCGAGAATGCTCCTGCCGCCCTCGACCAGCCGCCCGTGATCGAGCCCGAACATCTGCTCGAAGAATTCGCGCGTCGCGCCGTCGAGAATCGCCGCGAGGTAATCGTCGGGCAGTTTGTCGTCGGCAGGCGTGCGCAACGAGCTGCGCCCGCGTGCGCGGTGAAACGCGAGCGTGCCTGCGTTGCCCTCCAGCACGCCGCCGATCCGCAGCTCCGGCGTGCTGTGGAGGAAATCGAGCGGCGTCTGCAGCTTCATCCCGAACAGCAGCTCCGACACGGCCGTGCGGATCGTCGACTTGCCGGCCTCGTTGGGCCCGACGATCACATGAAAATCGTGGTCCGCGCGCGGAAAGCCGAGCGCCGCGTCGGTGAATTTGCCGTACCTGATCAGGTCGAGTCGCTTGATGCGCATCGTTCACTCCCCCTGCGCCAGGCGCGCCAGCAACGCGGGGCCGACCTGCTGCACCAGTGCCGTCAGCTCGCCGGACCGCGCCAGCGACAGCAGCGGCACCTCTTCCTTCACCTCGCTGCGCACCTTGCCGACGAACGGCTTCAGGTCGCGTTCGAGCTGCGCGAGAAATTCCGGATCGTGCGCGGCGTCCGCGAGGATCTGCTTCAGGTCCTCGAGCGCCTCGAGCTGCTCGGTCTCGCCATGCGACAGATCCATCGCGGACGTCGCGACCTTGACCTTCTCGAGCCAGAGCCGCTCGTTGCCGATGATGCCGATCTGGTTCAGCACTTCCGCGCGCAGCTGCGTCGCGCGCCCGAAGAACAGCCCGTGCGCGGGCGTGCGGCCCGTGACCGTCACGCGCACCGCGCGCGGCACGTGGCCGTCGACCGTCAGCAGCGCTTCGAGCGACTGGCCGATCTTCCGCGCGAGGTCGGCGATCGTGACGCAATCGGCCGCATCGACCGCGACGGCCTCCCAGCGCAGCACGTCGAGATACAGGCGCTCGACGCGCGTCTCGCCGCCCTCGACCGTGACGAGCACCGCGCCGCGCCGGCCCGTCTCGCGGATGTGCCGGCCCTGCAGGTTCCCCGGAAACACGATCGTCGACGGCCCCGACCATTGCTGGAACTCGTGGACGTGCCCGAGCGCCCAGTAGTCGTAGCCTTTCGCGTGCAGCTCCGCGAGCGTGCAGGGCGCGTAGCTCGCGTGCGCCGTGTAGCCCTCGAGCGCCGTATGCAGCACGCCGATGTTGTAGCAGCCGGGCACGGGTTCCGGATAGCCGATCGCGAGATTCTCGACGACCGCCTTGTCCTTGAAGCTCTGCCCGTGCAGCGCCACGTTGAATTCGTGCAGGCGATGGACTTCCGGCTTGCGGTGGCTGAACACCGTGACGTTGTCCGGCAGCGTGAGCTTCTTCGTCATCTCGCTCTCGGCGTCGTGGTTGCCCCACAGCACGAACGCACGGATGCCCGCCTTGCGCAGACGCCCCATCTGCTGGCCGAAGAAGATGCCGGTGTTGTGATCCTTCCAGTCGCCGTCGTAGAGATCGCCGGCAATGACGAGAAAGGCCACCTCCTCCTCGATCGCGCGATCCACGAGCTGCCGCAGCGCGTCGCGCGACGCGTTGCGCAGTTGCGCGGCCGGCGCATCGGGATAGGCGCTCAGGCCGTGCAGCGGGCTGTCCAGGTGAATGTCTGCCGCATGGATGAACTTCACGAAGAATCCTCTGGTTCATGACGATGGGCGATGCCGCGGCGATTGCGCGCTGAACGAAGCCCGCACCGTCGATGGGGCGATGCGCGTCGCAACCGCTGCGAGGGCGTCGCCCTGCGGGCGGGATGGTACCCGAAAGCCGGCGCGCGGCATGTGCGGGGCCCGGAACGCCGGCAAGCGCGTGGTGGCTCCGGCTCGACAAACGTGCTGGTCGAAGCATGGTAGACGCGATGCATCATGGCGTCGTGCGATGTTTCGCTGTCGACTGGCGAAGCTGCCCGCACATTTGCGACGCACGCGGGGTTCGACGTGCGTCGCGATGCAGCAAGGTGAGATCGGTGTGGAAGCCTGGCGGAGTCACGCGTCACGATGATGATCGTTGTACCCGCTTTGCCCGCAGCGGCGAGCTTGCCTCGCTATTTAAGCATGGCGCGCCGGCGATCGGCATCCCGACGCGGACCGCCCGCGGCGAACCGATCGGCCTATGGTCAGCCGGATCTTTTGCGGAGCGACTCGAACGACTAGATTCGCGTGCGAGCGCTGACGGCAGCGCCTATCTCCACAAAATGACGCAGCCCGGTCACATAGGTGATCGGGCTGCTTCCATCGACTTCGCGGTTCTGCTCAATCGCGGCCCGAATCGAAGCGGGCCGCGTGTTCGCTCAAAGCGTTCTGCTTACAGCGCACCGCCTTGCGCCGACGCCGAGCCCTTCAATCCGACCGATGCGCCGCCCTGTACCGGGTTCGCCGCACCTTCGAGCGCTTCGCCGGCCTTCGCCTTCGCGTTGCCCGCGACGTCGCCGGCCGTCGAGACCGCACCTTGCGCGTGGCTCTTCGCGGAACTTGCGACGCGCTTCACGTGCGCCTTCGCCGAATGCGCGGCCGACGTTGCCGCGTCCTTCGCCGAGCCGGCTGCCGATCCCACAGCGTGGGTCGCGCCGCCGACTGCGTTGCCCGCGGCCGAGCCCACGCCGCTGACTGTGTTGTCGACGCCGTGCAGCGCCCCGCCGACGAGATTGCCCGCGCCCGCACCCGAGCCCGCCGCGTTCGCGCCGGCACCCGCCTGCACGCCCACGCCGCCGCCGAGCAACGGCGTCTGAACTTGTGCGCCAACGCCAGCGGAGCCCGCGGCGCCCGTCTGAGCCGTTTGTGCGAAGGCAGCCGATGCGATTGCCGTCAGCGCAGCGCCGAGCAGAACCGTACGAAGCTTGTTCATGGTCATTCTCCCTAAAGACGTTGTTGCTGCGGGCCGCCTGTCGCGGCTTGTCGCATGCCTCGCCGCGACGTGCGGCAGGTGGAGCTAATGTAGCGATGCCAACGCCGAAAACCGGCGAATTGCAGCGACTGTTACTTCGGTTGCAAATGCTGACGATTGACTCACAGTGTTTGACAATCATGTCGGCGGGCCGCTGATCGAGCGGCCCGCAATCGGGGACATGGGCGATTACGACGTGATGCCGTTGGCTGATAGCGAACCTCTCCGTTCACGTAGTGATCCGAAACATATGTGTAGCGCCACGGGTATGAAGTGGCGCGGCAAGCAGCTGCCGCACGTGCCGACGGCAACATTGCGGGCAGCACCGCATTACGGCTATAAATCAGGCATGGACACGAATCGCTGGACTCACGACCCCGTCGGTGCGTTTCTCGCGTGGCAGCAAACGGCTGCCAGGGGAGCCGACCGTCGTCCGTTTGCGCCGCGATCGATCGTGCAGCACACAGCGATGTTCGAGCGGTTCTTGCGCCATCTCGTCGCGCATCGCGTGTCGCTCGCCACGTTCGGCGCCGATCACGTGGCGGCGTTTTTGAGCGAACTGGAGCGCAGTTGCGCGCCCGGCACGTCGACGCGCGTGCGCTACGCGAAGCTGATCGACAGACTGTGCCGACATCTCGTCGAAACCGGTGTACGCACCATCCATCCGGCCGGCCGGACGACGCACAACGCAGGATGGCCGGACAGCGAACCCGAACCGTGCTATCTGCCGACCGAAGCCGACACGGCGCTGCAGCGCTACGTGCAGCCGCGTCCTGGAGATACGCCCACCGCATGCCGGAACCGCGCGATCGTTGCAGTGCTGCTCGGGACCGGCATCACGTCGGCCGAAATTCGTGCGGCGACGCGCAATGCGCTCGATCTCGACGCACGGCCACCGTCGATCAGCGTACCGCGCACGCATGCGAGGCCCGCGCGTACGATCCCGGTCGCGCCGTTTGCGGTTGCGCCGCTCGGCGCGTGGTGCGCGATGTCCGTCGATGCGCCGGTCTCCACGTTGCTCTTTCCTGCTCCGCGAAGCGGCGCTGCGATGAACGACATGTTCCTGCTGATGGTCGTGCGCGACGCGCTGAAAGCGATCGGCTTTCACGCAACCGATCTCGGGCCGCGCGTACTGCGCAATACGTATGCGCGTCGCCAGTTGCTCGACGGCCGATCGCATGCCGATGTCAGCGCGCTGCTCGGCCTGAGCAGCGCAAGAACGGTCACGCGAATCGGCAGAACCCTCGCGCCCGACGCTGCGGCGGATCGTGCCGCGCACGAGCGGTGATCGAAGCGACACGCACGACGGTGCGCAGCGGACGCTAGTCGCGTCGAGTGGTCTGGACCAGATGCAGAATGCGCCTGTCGTACGGCGACTGCATGACTTCCGCGATCCGCACGTCGGATGCGGCCGGATGCAGCGGATTGAGCAGGAAGTTATGCGCATGCGGCACGACCGCGCTCGGCACGCGCAGCAACGCGCTCGGCTTCGTCTGCAGCCACTCGGTGCCGGCGCTGCGTGTCCAGTCGACGTTCTCACGCCAATCTGCAGGCGCGTCGCCTTCGGAAATCTCGGCAACGTCGACCGATTCAGACGCTTCGATGCGGAGAAGCTGGTATCCGCTCGGCAACTGCGCAACGGTGGCGATTTCGAAGTGAACGAGCGTCTCGAGCAGCGCCAGCGCCGGATGCTCGGCGAGATACACGACCGGCTGCCCCGCAAAATGCCAGCGGCCGCCCGCACGCAATCCGCCGATGCCCTTCAGGTCGGCGTAATTGCTGATCCGCCACAGCGTCGTCAAGCGAAGTACCCTTCGTCGATCTGCGTGAGCGCCTCTTCGACGAGCCGCGCGCCGTGCTCGGTGCTTGCCATGTCGAGCGAGGTCCGGCCGCCGAAGCGCTGAAGCCCGCTGCGCAACCACGCCATCGCCTTGTCCGGGTCGCCGAAGGTGGCGGTCGCCTGCGCGACGATCCGCGCGAGACGGATCGCCTTGTCGGACTCTTCGGGAGACAGGCGCTCATGCGCCTGGCGACGATGACTCAATGTGCGACGCGGGATGATGAACGCGAGTTCGTCGGATTTCAATCCACGCTCCGAGAGTCGATCAATCACCGCGACGTCGACACGCGCGCTCGCCAGCTCGGCGAGATCGGCTCCGGAGCGAACGCGAATCGCGAGCAACTGCTCCAGGATCGTAAATTCGGCCTGGCGCGGGTGGGCAATGCCCGATGGATGGAACGCGATTGTGCTCATGGGTGTGCTCCGGCAATTTGCCCAATCATTATAGGCGTTTTGCCGGAGGCTGGGGGCGGATGTAGCCGGGAGGGAAGGTTGTGCCGTTCGTTGACTACCGGCGCTGTCGCTGTATTTGTGGCCGGAACCGGCCGGGGAGTGGCGGTCGAATTGTTCAGTATATAAAGTGACGCGGAACGTCATACGGTTGTCACGTGACAAATTTTCCGATGGGTACGTCGGTGCGTGCGGGGCTGGCACGTCCGCAGGTCGGGGCGCAGCGAAGGTTCGCCGGTCATTCGCTGTCGAAATCCGGCCGTCGGTTGGGTCTTTACTGCGACCATGTCGTCGGATTCGTTCACGCAACCAAGTTGAAGGGCCGGCGATTTTCACTTTGAGCAGACAGATGCTCATCGGGCCGATGACGGATTTCCCATAAGCGTCCAGAAAACGTCCCCGCTCGAAGACAGCGTGTTCGCATGCTCGCGGCGCATTGATATATACGGGATCGCCGCGACTACACGCCTGAAGCGGACTTGATCGAGCCTTCACGTGAATGATCTGCTGGGCGCAATGGCGCATCCGAACGATCTGGCAGATCCATGAAGGTGCAACGGTGGACGTGAGCCGCAAGGCGCAAGGTAACGACCACCAAGTTTCGCTCTACAGTTAGCTTTCCTACAAAAAATTTCCGGCGTCCGTCCGATGCCGCATCGCCATCAATTTAGTACAAACGACTTCGCCCCTAACAAGCGGCATCTCCCGCCGACCGTTTACTCAGTTGCAACAATTATTCGCCGGAACGCGTATTTCCGTCCGGTATCTCGCTCGCTACGATGCAATCACACCGCTCGACACAACCAGCGAAGCGCGAAATCTACGAAAAACGGAGGTCACCATGAAGTCCTTTATCTACGCAGTTGCCGCTGCTACCGCGCTGTCCGCATCCGCTGCCGCGCTCGCGCAGTCGAATTCGTCCGGCCAGCTGACGCGCGAGCAAGTCCGCGCTGAACTGATCCAGCTCGAACAGGCCGGATACAAGCCCGAACTCTCAGACGCCCACTACCCGAACGCGCTGCAAGCTGCCCAGGCCCGTATGACGAACAACGACACAACGGGTTACGGTGCTCAGGCCGGTGCCGGTGTGCGTGCCGGCCGGGTCGTTGCCATCAAGCAGGACGCTCGCGAGTCGATCTACTTCGGTGAATAAGCGCGACGCGTCGAGCCTGCGCGCCACCCCGCCGCCGTTCATCGGGGCGGGTATTGCATTCCCGCGGCTCCTATTTGCATGCAACGCGACGCACGGACCGGCCGTCTTCGTGTCACGCAGCGTGCCTCCTTTTGCGCATAGAATGGCCGCGTGGTCGGTGCCGGCCGAAGCGAATGCAACCGAACCGCGAGTCTCAGGACACTCTGCACTCGCTGGCCGCCCGATGCCGCATTCATCGCATTTCTCGCAAAGGAGCGGTTTCATGTCTCAAGCATCCGGATCCATGATCACCTTTCGCCGCCCGGACGGCCAGGAACTGCAGGGCTATCTGGCTACGCCGGAAAAGACCGACGGCGCGCCCGCGGTCGTCGTCATCCAGGAATGGTGGGGCCTGAATGACCAGATCCGCGGCGTCGCCGACCGGCTCGCCCGGGCCGGGTACTTCGCGCTCGTTCCCGACCTGTACCGCGGGAAATCGACGGTCGAGGCGGAGGAGGCGCACCACCTGATGAGCGCGCTCGACTTCGGCGACGCAGCGTCGCAGGACATTCCCGGCGCGGTGCAGTACCTGAAGACGCGCGCCGCGCGCATCGCCGTCACCGGCTTCTGCATGGGCGGCGCACTGACCCTGCTCGCGCTGCAGAACGCCGACGTGGCGGCCGGCGTCGCATGGTACGGCCTACCCCCGCTCGACTACATCGACGCATCGAAGATCAAGGTGCCCGTGATGGGCCACTGGGCGACGCAGGATGCGTTCTTTACGATCGATCAGGTGGACGCGCTGGAAAAGAAGCTGACGGACGCGAACGTCGGCATCGAATTCCATCGCTATCTCGCGCACCATGCGTTTGCAAACGAGACGGCGGTCGGTCCGGGCCGCATCGGCGGTACGCAATACGATCCGGCATGGTCGCAGATCGCATGGGACCGGACGCTCACGTTCCTCGGCCGCACGCTCTGGAGCAAGTGATCCGCTGACCGGCGTTGCTGCTGCTGCGCTTGAAAACGAAACGCCACGGATCGACTCCGTGGCGTTGTCCGTTTACAGGAGTGCATGCGGGACCGCGGGCGCGCCGTTTCGCATTACCCACCACCACCTCATCGGTACGCTGGCCGAAATCGCAACGCTCGACGCTACGCGTCGATGCCGGCAGAGCGTCTTATACGATGGCTGCTCTAATGGCGGGCATCAACTTCGCAGAACACATCGCGAACGACGCCACTTCCTGACCGTTGCAACTGTCGCGCACCAAGCACGCCACGTCAGCGCCGAATATCGCTCACGACACGCAGGTCCCGCGCAGCGCCGCCTCGTCGGCAGCCAGCATCTCGGGCACGCATTCCCGCAGGAACTCGACGAACGTCCGGATCTTCGCGTCGAGGTACTGCCGCGACGGATACAGCGTGTAGACCGTCAGCTTCTGCAGCCGGTATTCGGGCAGCACGCGAACCAGCGCGCCGCTGCGCAGTGCCGGCACCGCGGTCGACATCGGCAGCGAGCCGATGCCGAGACCGGCGCGCAGCGCCGCGCCGAGCGCATCGGCAACATTCACCTGAAAATCGGGCAACGGAAGCTCGAAGGTCTCCCGGCCGTCAGGGCCGTCGAGATGCCAGCGGTCGCGCGGAAACACCGGCGTGACGATCTGCAGGCAGGCATGCGCTTCGAGGTCCTTGATCGTCTGCGGCGTACCGTGTGCGCGCAGGTACGCGGGCGACGCGCACAGCACGCTGTGCACGGTGCCGAGCCGCTGCGACACGAGCCCGGAATCGGGCAGCTCCGTCGTGCTCAATTGCAGCGACACGTCGTAGCCTTCGTCGATGATGTCGGGCACATGCTGCGACAGCGTCAGCTCGACCGCCACCGATGGATAGCGCTCGCGGTAGCGCACGACTGCAGGCACCACGTACGCCTGGCCGAAGCTCGTCGTCGCGTGCACGTGCAGCCGGCCCGACGGCTTGGCCTGCGCGTCCGCCGCTTCCGCCTCGGCCTCGTCGATGTAGGCGAGCACCCGCTGGCAGCGATCCAGGTAGCGCTGCCCCGCATCGGTGAGCGCGATGCGGCGCGTGCTGCGATTGAGGAGGCGCGTGCGCAGATGCGTTTCCAGTTGCGCAACCGAACGCGACGCGTAGGCGGTCGTGATGTCCAGGCGCTGGGCCGCGCTCGTGAAGCTGCCTTCCTCCGCGACGCGGACAAAAATGCGCATCATCTGTAACGTATCCATCGGCCTGTCTCCGGGATTGAAATCGCGTCGCAGCAGCGCCCTCTCCGGCACGGCACGGGCTGGCGCGAATCGTGCGGAACAGTACCGCAGCGGTGCAGACGTGTCCAGCTTGCAGCAGGCGCGCTCGGGGAACGCGGTTCGCGCGCGGCAGCCAACGCCGACGACCAACCGTGCCGGCTGCGCAAGCAGGCGGGCGCGCGGCGCGGCGCGGCCCTCACTTTACGTACGCCGTGCAGCGTCGCACTCAGGCGCGTTCGAAGTCGAACGGATTGCTCAGCACGATGGTGTCGTCGCGCTCCGGTCCGGTCGTGATCAGCGAAACCGGCACGCCCGCGACCGCCTCGACCCGCTCGATGAAAGCCTGCGCGGCACGCGGTAATGCCGCACGCTCACGTACGCCTTTCACCGTGCCGTCCCAGCCGGCGAATTCCTCGTAGATGGGCCGCACGCGCAACTGCGCATCGAGGCTCGTGGGCAAGTGAGCGATGCGGGCGCCGTCGAGTTCGTAGCCGACGCACAGCGCGATCGACTCGAACCCGTCCAGCACGTCGAGCTTGGTCAGCGCCAGCGAATCGATGCCGGACACCTTGACGGCCTGGCGCAGCTGGACGGCGTCGAGCCATCCGCAGCGGCGCGGCCGGCCGGTATTGACGCCGAATTCCCGCCCGCGGGTGCGCAATCGCTCGCCGGTCGCGTTGTCGAGTTCGGTGAGGAACGGGCCGCCCCCGACCCGTGTCGCATAGGCCTTGGTCACGCCCAGCACATGGCCGAGCTTCGATGCGCCGAGACCGGTGCCGGCGGCCGCCGCCGACGCGACCGTGCCCGACGAGGTCACGAACGGATACGTGCCCCAGTCGATGTCCAGCATCACGGCTTGCGAGCCTTCGAACAGGATGCGCTCGCCGCGCGCGTGAGCGTCGTTGAGGTCGGCCCACACCGGCCGCACGAACGGCAGCACCTTGGGCGCGAGGTCAACGAGCATCGGCAGCATCGCGTCGCGCGAGCTTGGCGCGAGCCCAAGACCGCGAAACCACGCGTTGTGGTGGTCGACCAGTACGTCGAGTTTGTCGGCGAGCCGGTCCGGTTCCGCGAGATCGGCGACGCGCAGTGCGCGGCGGCCGACCTTGTCTTCATAGGCGGGGCCGATCCCGCGCAGCGTCGTGCCGATCGGTTCGCGGCGCAACTGCTCCTGTGCACAATCGACGGCCCGGTGAATCGGCAGGACCAGCGTGGCATTCTCGGCGATCGACAGGTTGTCCGGCGTCACCGCGACCCCGAGCTCCGCCATGCGCGCGATCTCGGCGAGCAGCGCTTGCGGGTCGAGCGCGACGCCGTTGCCGATCACGCCCGGCTTGCCGCGTACCAGCCCGCTCGGCAACAGCGCAAGCTTGTAGGTCTCCCCGTCGACGACCAACGTATGTCCCGCGTTGTGGCCGCCGTTGTACCGCGCGACGATGTCGGCCTGCCCCGCGAGCCAGTCCACCAGACGCCCCTTGCCCTCGTCGCCCCACTGCGCGCCCACCACCACGACATTCGGCATGGCCGATCCTCCATGTGATAAATCCAGACATATACGCCGGCCATCGGCCGCTTGAACGCAATAGTGGCGTAGTCCCGCTTGCGCGATCAAACGATTAAAGCTAATAATTCGCGTGAGGAAATCTCACAGATCTGGATAAATGGCCCGGCGACTCCCACCGTTGAATTCATTGCGCGCATTCGAAGCCGCCGCCCGACTCGGCAGCTTCACGCTGGCCGCCGACGAGCTGTGCGTCACGCATGGCGCGATCAGCCGGCATGTCCA of the Burkholderia ubonensis genome contains:
- a CDS encoding adenylosuccinate synthase, which produces MPNVVVVGAQWGDEGKGRLVDWLAGQADIVARYNGGHNAGHTLVVDGETYKLALLPSGLVRGKPGVIGNGVALDPQALLAEIARMAELGVAVTPDNLSIAENATLVLPIHRAVDCAQEQLRREPIGTTLRGIGPAYEDKVGRRALRVADLAEPDRLADKLDVLVDHHNAWFRGLGLAPSSRDAMLPMLVDLAPKVLPFVRPVWADLNDAHARGERILFEGSQAVMLDIDWGTYPFVTSSGTVASAAAAGTGLGASKLGHVLGVTKAYATRVGGGPFLTELDNATGERLRTRGREFGVNTGRPRRCGWLDAVQLRQAVKVSGIDSLALTKLDVLDGFESIALCVGYELDGARIAHLPTSLDAQLRVRPIYEEFAGWDGTVKGVRERAALPRAAQAFIERVEAVAGVPVSLITTGPERDDTIVLSNPFDFERA